A genomic stretch from Sphingobacterium sp. ML3W includes:
- a CDS encoding helix-turn-helix domain-containing protein, with protein MATPRKEQSTNTENLQTLAQACDVNEVLLQIALRWKMQILYCIAEDVSQFSTLKKMFPTLSDQVLSKRLKELKEEALVVTEDIENTIPPQIRYSPTAKGKELLKIILDLHHWGLKWKITGNDYCQLNVVSGKL; from the coding sequence ATGGCAACACCCCGAAAAGAACAATCGACCAATACGGAAAATCTGCAGACGTTGGCACAGGCATGCGATGTGAACGAAGTATTGCTACAAATAGCACTGCGTTGGAAAATGCAGATTTTATATTGTATTGCAGAGGACGTATCGCAATTCAGTACCTTAAAAAAAATGTTTCCAACACTTTCAGATCAGGTCCTGAGCAAACGTTTAAAGGAGCTGAAAGAAGAAGCGCTTGTCGTTACCGAAGATATTGAAAATACCATACCTCCTCAGATTCGTTATAGCCCAACAGCAAAAGGTAAAGAACTGCTGAAGATTATCCTTGATCTGCACCACTGGGGGCTAAAATGGAAAATCACAGGCAATGACTATTGCCAACTGAATGTGGTAAGCGGAAAGCTATAA
- a CDS encoding glycoside hydrolase family 88 protein has product MIKKILLFLLVLPVHYLMAQADLANFPAAADPKEVGHRIAHRFIAGKHMLHAGKWISYPETFYWTGAINYAHLTGDEELMQAMKDRFSKLTASEQQLLPIKNHVDLNMFGSLPLRLYQLTKDRSYLDLGLPYADTQWELPQNASQAEKDWAQKGYSWQTRLWIDDMYMITIVQTAAFKATGESKYLDRAAKEMVFYLDELQRPNGLFYHAPDVPYYWGRGNGWMAAGMTELLHMLPQDHADRPRILKGYRTMMKSLKQQQRKSGMWNQLIDEADCWAETSGSAMFTYAIISGVKQGWLDAKQYGPVARRAWLALVNYVDDQGAVSEICVGTNKKNDKQYYYDRPRHSGDYHGQAAYMWCVNALLEGKE; this is encoded by the coding sequence ATGATAAAGAAAATCCTTTTGTTTTTATTGGTGCTTCCTGTTCACTATCTAATGGCACAGGCCGATCTGGCAAATTTTCCGGCTGCTGCGGACCCCAAGGAAGTAGGACACCGCATTGCACATCGTTTCATTGCAGGCAAGCATATGTTGCACGCAGGGAAATGGATCAGTTATCCGGAGACGTTTTATTGGACGGGTGCTATTAACTATGCACACTTAACCGGTGATGAGGAGTTGATGCAGGCCATGAAAGACCGCTTCTCGAAATTAACGGCAAGCGAGCAGCAGCTGCTGCCCATTAAAAATCACGTCGACTTAAATATGTTCGGGAGTCTTCCGTTGCGGCTTTATCAGCTGACCAAAGATAGAAGCTACCTGGACCTTGGCTTGCCCTACGCCGATACGCAATGGGAGTTGCCACAAAATGCCAGTCAGGCCGAAAAGGACTGGGCACAAAAAGGATACTCCTGGCAGACCCGCCTCTGGATTGACGATATGTACATGATTACGATCGTACAAACTGCCGCGTTTAAAGCGACCGGTGAATCGAAATATCTCGATCGCGCAGCCAAAGAAATGGTGTTTTATCTGGATGAATTACAGCGCCCCAACGGGTTGTTTTATCATGCACCAGATGTGCCTTATTACTGGGGCCGTGGTAACGGATGGATGGCAGCTGGCATGACCGAGTTACTGCATATGCTCCCACAGGATCACGCGGACCGACCCCGTATATTGAAGGGCTACCGTACGATGATGAAGAGTCTGAAGCAACAGCAGCGCAAAAGTGGGATGTGGAATCAGCTGATCGACGAGGCCGACTGCTGGGCCGAAACATCCGGGTCGGCTATGTTTACCTATGCAATCATTTCGGGTGTAAAACAGGGTTGGCTCGATGCAAAACAGTATGGTCCTGTGGCCCGTCGTGCCTGGCTGGCGCTGGTCAACTATGTGGACGATCAAGGCGCGGTGTCAGAGATCTGCGTGGGCACCAATAAAAAGAATGATAAACAGTATTATTATGATCGTCCCCGCCACAGCGGCGATTACCACGGTCAAGCGGCCTATATGTGGTGCGTCAATGCGCTGCTGGAAGGAAAGGAGTAG
- a CDS encoding S9 family peptidase, whose product MKASQYKRWKHHLICLLLGSISPAFAGASATDSLIVASDLVRIKNIVDLQVKPDGSELAYAVRGIVADTTKHAGFRYETLWYVNRTASAAKADPLKVDPQFTQILYSTDGRRWAVGKGSNKRSQLFLFPSDGQEPQQLTKLEQGLGTVRFSPDGSKVLLSSSFTLGELVKSKDFNPAGHVPPWSTEKPADSHNVSLLAEPAQEDRDGGLAEIIAYLKRDEQQGIAKVANKLQFQTENSTTGEIRFTHWYILDLAAKTQPAPLTQGFRSHTGAEFLGNNKVLLSVETENGLHPDRVASTDLILFDLTNKKRKVILGDSIHRFQVAAVSASGKWVAVNRGLQNSLTVGELFIYDTQNWKGNSLAVDRSLSNIQFSADEKSVYFIASDRGGRTINRADIKTGNIRTLSSVEEGIGDYWVNGQKAFYTKTTFANPSELYRADANFKNSAVISAVNSGWLSEKNIGIAQKNSFRNEKGLEVDYWLLKPADYQTDKRYPLLVEIHGGPASMFGPADASMWHEYQYFRARGYAVLFSNPRGSSGYGERFLKANFKDWGPGPSRDVLKAVDLSLATGIVDSTQLFITGGSYGAYLTTWILAHESRFRAASSQRGVYDLYVFFGSANVWPMLKRYFDGFPWEKGMRDTLLAQSPTTYAEKIKTPLLIFHGEQDNRTGPVQSDFLYKQLKYLGRDTEYVRHPHADHEITRSGDVGQRLDQLLRTYEFFERYRH is encoded by the coding sequence ATGAAAGCTAGTCAATACAAACGCTGGAAGCACCACCTAATTTGTCTGCTGCTGGGGAGTATTTCTCCAGCTTTTGCCGGGGCATCGGCTACGGATAGTTTGATCGTGGCGAGTGATCTGGTTCGAATAAAAAATATCGTTGACCTACAGGTGAAACCGGACGGAAGTGAACTGGCTTATGCCGTGCGCGGGATTGTTGCCGATACGACCAAGCATGCCGGTTTTCGCTATGAAACGCTCTGGTATGTAAACAGAACTGCATCGGCAGCAAAGGCCGATCCGCTAAAGGTGGACCCGCAATTTACACAAATCTTGTACAGTACGGATGGACGCAGATGGGCTGTTGGCAAGGGAAGTAACAAACGTTCGCAGCTTTTTTTATTTCCATCAGATGGTCAAGAGCCTCAACAGCTAACCAAGCTCGAGCAGGGGCTGGGTACTGTACGATTCAGTCCAGACGGTTCGAAGGTACTTTTATCAAGTAGCTTTACACTTGGCGAGCTGGTAAAAAGTAAAGATTTCAATCCTGCTGGCCATGTGCCACCATGGTCGACGGAAAAACCAGCGGATAGCCATAATGTATCCTTATTAGCTGAACCTGCACAAGAAGATCGTGACGGCGGACTAGCGGAAATAATTGCTTATCTCAAACGTGATGAGCAGCAGGGTATCGCCAAAGTGGCCAACAAATTGCAGTTTCAGACAGAAAATTCAACGACGGGCGAAATCCGCTTTACACATTGGTACATCTTGGATCTCGCCGCCAAAACACAGCCTGCCCCTTTAACCCAGGGCTTTCGAAGCCATACAGGAGCGGAATTTTTAGGAAACAACAAAGTGCTTTTAAGCGTAGAGACCGAAAATGGTCTTCATCCGGACCGCGTAGCATCGACTGATCTGATCTTATTTGACCTGACTAATAAAAAAAGGAAAGTAATTTTGGGGGATAGCATACATCGCTTTCAGGTGGCTGCAGTATCGGCATCAGGAAAATGGGTTGCCGTGAATCGAGGCCTGCAGAATTCATTGACAGTCGGTGAATTGTTTATCTATGATACCCAAAACTGGAAAGGTAATAGCCTAGCTGTAGACCGTAGCCTAAGTAATATACAGTTTTCAGCAGATGAAAAATCAGTCTATTTTATTGCGTCGGATAGAGGCGGACGTACCATAAATCGCGCGGATATAAAAACCGGCAATATACGCACCTTGAGTTCGGTGGAAGAGGGGATCGGTGACTATTGGGTAAATGGTCAGAAAGCTTTCTACACAAAAACCACTTTTGCAAATCCATCAGAACTGTACCGTGCGGACGCCAATTTTAAAAATAGTGCTGTCATTAGTGCGGTCAATTCGGGATGGCTATCGGAAAAAAATATTGGTATTGCACAGAAAAACAGTTTTCGAAATGAAAAGGGGCTGGAGGTCGACTATTGGCTCTTGAAGCCTGCAGATTACCAGACGGACAAACGTTATCCGCTCTTAGTAGAGATTCATGGTGGGCCAGCTTCGATGTTCGGTCCTGCGGATGCCAGTATGTGGCACGAGTACCAGTACTTTCGTGCACGTGGCTATGCGGTTTTGTTTTCGAATCCCCGCGGTTCGAGCGGCTATGGGGAAAGGTTTTTAAAAGCTAATTTTAAAGACTGGGGACCTGGACCATCACGTGATGTCCTTAAGGCTGTGGATCTGTCGCTTGCGACCGGTATTGTCGATAGCACGCAGCTTTTTATCACTGGCGGATCTTATGGTGCATATCTAACCACCTGGATATTGGCGCATGAGAGCCGGTTCCGTGCTGCATCCAGTCAGCGTGGGGTGTATGATCTCTATGTATTTTTTGGTAGCGCCAATGTGTGGCCCATGTTGAAACGCTATTTTGATGGTTTTCCGTGGGAAAAGGGGATGCGGGATACCCTTTTGGCGCAATCGCCCACAACTTATGCCGAGAAGATAAAAACTCCTTTACTTATTTTCCATGGCGAGCAGGACAATCGTACAGGCCCTGTGCAGAGTGATTTTCTGTACAAGCAGCTCAAATATTTGGGACGCGATACGGAATACGTCCGACACCCGCACGCAGATCATGAGATCACACGCTCCGGAGATGTAGGCCAACGACTCGATCAGCTGTTGCGCACTTATGAATTCTTTGAACGTTATCGGCACTGA
- a CDS encoding DinB family protein, translated as MESLFSAWKTSRKAYLKFFENYSLEQLNRIPDGFSNNLIWNIGHIIATQHKLIYIGSDVAGHIPEEVFLNYQSGTKPTAPVAQQEADLLKRLLLEQIEPTISDFNNNKFVTYHERTTGTGFHLTSIYDAFEWNNFHEGLHLGYMMSIRKFIV; from the coding sequence ATGGAATCACTCTTTAGTGCCTGGAAAACGAGCAGAAAGGCCTACCTCAAGTTCTTCGAAAATTATTCATTGGAACAGCTCAATCGCATTCCCGACGGCTTCAGCAACAACCTCATATGGAATATCGGGCATATCATTGCCACACAGCATAAATTGATTTATATTGGATCTGATGTTGCAGGACACATTCCCGAGGAAGTCTTTTTAAACTACCAGTCCGGAACAAAGCCTACTGCACCTGTAGCGCAACAGGAAGCCGACTTGCTGAAAAGATTGCTCCTTGAACAGATAGAACCGACGATCAGTGATTTTAACAACAACAAATTTGTGACCTACCATGAACGTACTACGGGGACGGGCTTTCATCTCACTTCGATATACGATGCCTTCGAATGGAATAATTTTCATGAAGGGCTGCATCTAGGTTATATGATGAGCATCAGAAAGTTTATTGTGTAG
- a CDS encoding RagB/SusD family nutrient uptake outer membrane protein: MNLTINKSRSRNRGIVILLAAALAISSCSKEFLQPDPLSIYLPNETFNTESGLLSAMAICDRHLKGYWATDHNEMLTLGTEYIFSELMVASNTDKRSMMADVANMLTPTSDNSSLQNLDRSNSMWYLWEETYKGISYANTIIKYVDQVQTLSEQDKNAYKGRAYFHRAFRYMALVFEYGDVPLVTTIIDVPKQNYRSTKRDAILQMITKDLEFAVQWVPDQKNMSLIGMINKGACRMLLAKCYLALGAYQKAKEQTDILIDQSGYALMTESFGTFNDGGEAQTWPITRNVIWDMHRPENKLIPANREVIMGMPNRGADAESFVKMLTMRILYPFVFDTRIQTTDGKQALLNIKRNSGDYNAKYDYMRAFGRGIATFRPTSFQSKGVWAVNGKQDEGDLRHSAKVGNWLRMEDYKVNNKASKDFGKPVTLKDPETGKLLCSDSIRRWYDVPHYKFFLDDPVSEANISGSDGSRGATNGSVADWYLYRLAEAYLLRAEAKYYINPADGTIKDDLNAVRQRAKCTELYQGTVSIGDIMNERARELYWEEWRNVELKRVSLCLARSGRPDEWGNVYNLDNFDKQSGTDAIGGSYWYQRIVHYSLYNKGIIHVNATGLSDIKYTMDKKNMYWPIPNVAITSNIKGQLKQNYGYDGYNPATPVWDKWEDAVADEATAD; the protein is encoded by the coding sequence ATGAACTTGACAATAAATAAATCCAGATCCCGTAACAGGGGGATCGTCATCCTACTTGCTGCTGCGCTGGCCATAAGTAGCTGTTCGAAAGAATTTCTACAGCCTGACCCACTGTCTATCTATCTGCCCAATGAGACCTTTAATACCGAGTCTGGCCTGCTGTCGGCCATGGCTATCTGTGACCGCCACCTCAAGGGGTATTGGGCCACGGATCATAATGAGATGCTGACCCTCGGTACGGAATACATCTTCTCCGAACTGATGGTGGCCAGCAATACAGACAAACGCAGCATGATGGCGGATGTGGCCAATATGCTCACCCCGACAAGCGACAACTCCAGCCTACAGAACCTAGACCGCTCCAATAGTATGTGGTACCTGTGGGAGGAAACTTATAAAGGCATCAGTTATGCCAACACCATTATCAAATATGTGGATCAGGTGCAGACCTTGAGCGAACAGGATAAAAATGCCTACAAAGGGCGGGCATATTTTCACCGTGCATTCCGGTATATGGCCTTGGTCTTTGAATACGGCGATGTCCCTTTGGTCACGACCATTATCGATGTGCCCAAACAAAATTACCGGAGCACCAAACGTGACGCCATTCTGCAGATGATTACCAAAGACCTAGAATTTGCCGTACAATGGGTGCCCGACCAGAAAAATATGAGCCTGATCGGCATGATCAACAAAGGTGCCTGCCGGATGTTGCTGGCCAAATGTTATCTGGCCCTGGGAGCGTATCAGAAAGCCAAGGAACAGACTGATATTCTGATTGATCAATCGGGTTATGCGCTGATGACCGAAAGCTTCGGAACGTTCAATGATGGGGGCGAGGCGCAGACCTGGCCCATCACGCGTAACGTCATCTGGGATATGCACCGTCCTGAAAACAAATTGATTCCGGCCAACCGCGAGGTGATCATGGGGATGCCCAACAGGGGTGCCGATGCGGAGTCTTTTGTGAAAATGCTGACCATGCGGATCTTATATCCCTTTGTGTTTGACACCCGTATACAGACAACGGATGGTAAACAGGCTTTGTTGAACATCAAACGCAACAGTGGGGATTATAATGCAAAATATGACTATATGCGCGCTTTTGGCCGCGGTATCGCGACTTTCCGGCCAACATCTTTCCAATCGAAGGGGGTATGGGCTGTAAACGGTAAGCAAGATGAAGGTGATCTGCGCCACAGCGCCAAAGTGGGAAACTGGCTGCGGATGGAAGACTACAAGGTAAACAATAAGGCTTCAAAGGATTTTGGGAAGCCGGTCACGCTGAAAGATCCCGAAACGGGTAAACTCCTTTGTAGCGACTCCATCCGCCGCTGGTATGATGTGCCACACTATAAATTTTTCCTGGATGATCCCGTTAGTGAGGCTAATATCAGTGGTTCGGACGGTTCACGCGGGGCCACCAATGGTAGTGTTGCCGACTGGTACCTGTATCGCCTGGCCGAGGCTTACCTCTTGCGCGCCGAAGCTAAATATTATATCAACCCAGCCGATGGAACGATCAAAGACGACCTAAACGCCGTGCGCCAGCGCGCAAAATGTACCGAACTGTATCAGGGAACAGTGAGCATTGGGGATATCATGAACGAAAGGGCCCGCGAACTCTACTGGGAGGAATGGCGCAATGTGGAACTAAAAAGGGTATCGCTCTGCCTGGCACGCAGTGGTAGACCTGATGAATGGGGAAATGTATACAATCTGGACAATTTCGACAAACAGAGTGGTACCGATGCGATCGGTGGAAGCTACTGGTATCAGCGTATCGTGCATTATAGCTTATATAATAAAGGAATCATTCATGTCAATGCAACGGGTCTAAGTGATATCAAGTATACCATGGACAAAAAGAATATGTACTGGCCGATTCCAAATGTGGCGATTACTTCCAACATTAAAGGCCAGTTAAAGCAAAATTATGGTTACGACGGTTATAATCCCGCTACTCCGGTATGGGATAAATGGGAGGATGCCGTTGCGGATGAAGCAACAGCAGACTAG
- a CDS encoding alpha/beta hydrolase family protein, translating into MKQLRTLFLLLLLLGGILSGYAQNQGHRPTYVLVHGAWHGGWCWQDVAQRLTDAHYKVYAPTLTGLGERKHLIEPSVNIDTHIQDIVNLIEMEDLHDVYLVGHSYAGAVIAGVADRIPSRLHKLIFLDAMIIEDGQSPISLQPKAVQEVQLKNIQRKENFAPFDVALFGVTAPSMVAWVKDRLSPQPFGTFAQRLHLKNPYGNGLPLVYIACTDPQLPIMKEMSEKVRSDHKLNWQYREIATGHDAMLTEPKKLADMLMELVD; encoded by the coding sequence ATGAAACAACTGAGAACTTTATTTCTGCTGCTCCTGCTATTAGGCGGTATCCTATCCGGCTACGCACAAAACCAAGGTCATCGCCCGACCTATGTGCTGGTGCATGGCGCCTGGCATGGCGGCTGGTGCTGGCAAGACGTCGCACAAAGGCTAACTGATGCACACTACAAGGTCTACGCTCCTACGCTGACCGGACTGGGCGAGCGTAAACATCTGATCGAGCCGTCGGTCAATATTGACACCCATATCCAGGACATTGTCAACCTGATCGAGATGGAAGATCTGCATGATGTGTATCTCGTGGGGCACAGCTATGCCGGTGCCGTGATTGCCGGAGTTGCCGATCGCATTCCGTCACGATTGCACAAATTGATTTTTCTAGACGCTATGATTATTGAAGATGGCCAGAGCCCCATTTCGTTGCAACCCAAGGCTGTGCAAGAAGTTCAGCTCAAAAACATTCAGCGCAAAGAAAATTTCGCTCCTTTTGATGTTGCTTTGTTTGGTGTTACAGCACCCAGCATGGTCGCCTGGGTCAAGGATAGGCTCAGCCCACAACCCTTTGGTACATTCGCCCAGCGGCTGCACCTAAAAAATCCATATGGCAATGGATTACCCTTGGTCTATATCGCATGCACGGATCCACAACTTCCCATTATGAAGGAGATGAGTGAAAAGGTGCGAAGCGACCACAAGCTCAACTGGCAGTATCGGGAGATCGCTACGGGGCACGATGCCATGCTCACGGAGCCGAAAAAATTGGCCGACATGCTTATGGAGCTCGTGGATTGA
- a CDS encoding SusC/RagA family TonB-linked outer membrane protein, with the protein MGNNCKLKQNRFCRFGTGKWMPCSCLLCLVSLAAPAMSLKANVPSDSMVSLEVQNREITGKISDSNDQPLAAVTVNVPGSNISAASKADGTYAISVPLDAKKLVFKLLGYKSQEIDLTPAKVYNVQLTSATGELDEVVVVGYGTMRKKDLTGSVLQIHPDRIANENPKTVQDILRGSAGMNIGYDASAKGGGSIEVRGKRSVYDSNSGHNNPLLVLDGMIFYGELSEINPDDIEQIDILKDASAAAIYGSKAASGVIIISTKKGKQGKPTINMTMNAGATQLSEYRKRFSPEAYMQHREDWYTKNTYGIDPTTGIYGAYQTRDDNGNLTVPYGFYLNPGQLPSSLSLDAWRAQSTNQNGESDQSIWGRRLGLQGNALQNFLDGKTVDWADHTFRTGFNQDYNASVSGASDRVNYYLSMGYLKNEGTVVSDTYKAARANMKINAHVTNWLELGANVNFQDRSDGNIDIDMDQTLRNSPYADYADANGNPLQYPLSEQFSQRGYNYDFQKKYLELDKGYTVFNSIFNAKIKLPFNITYSFNASPRLQYFHDRYFMSAELPGSNPADRGANREQTKRFDWSLNNTISWEQTFADKHRLMLTLVQEAEEQQSWRDRIEARNILPSDALGFHNTENGSKENSSFDSYDTHQTADALLARLFYSYDDRYMLTASIRRDGYSAFGTSNPYATFPSLALAWNFTKEKFFKWTDVMDYGKLRVSYGKNGNRQLADPNLALANLYSGSGKMHGYLNSAGELLQYRYLMVDRLANPNLQWEKTTAWNFGLDFGFLKNRISGTLEYYLMQTHDMIMEQKLPNFTGFSRITTNLGQVDNKGIELTLNTVNLKKETLQWSTTFSFSYNKNQIVHLYKNYEDVLDANGNVVGSKEMDEISNGWFIGQPIGTIWDYRVTGIWQANEAADAAKYGQAPGDPKVANVYTADDVVNANGTKPVYNNNDKVFLGQTDPRFRWSMRNELTLWKDLSFSFNIYSYMGHKSLSGNYLNNDDDGGRMAYGLANLPAKEYWTPDNPTDRYGRIEAKGPIGAEGAQRLYDRSFIRLDNISVGYTLPTAFTSKYHLNRVKLYGTVRNVATWTKEWEYGDPETGSWASRVFTFGVNLSL; encoded by the coding sequence ATGGGAAACAATTGTAAACTAAAACAAAATCGCTTTTGTCGCTTTGGAACTGGCAAATGGATGCCCTGTTCCTGCCTGCTCTGTCTAGTCTCGCTGGCTGCTCCTGCAATGTCGTTAAAAGCCAATGTGCCCTCCGATTCAATGGTTAGCCTTGAGGTACAAAACCGCGAAATTACCGGTAAGATATCTGATAGCAATGACCAGCCGCTAGCAGCAGTGACGGTCAATGTACCCGGCAGTAACATCAGTGCCGCGTCAAAAGCTGATGGTACCTATGCTATTTCGGTACCCCTGGATGCAAAAAAACTGGTATTCAAGCTGCTGGGCTACAAGAGCCAGGAAATTGACCTGACGCCGGCCAAGGTCTACAATGTGCAGTTAACATCCGCCACCGGCGAGCTGGATGAAGTGGTCGTGGTGGGCTATGGCACCATGCGCAAAAAGGATCTGACGGGCTCGGTATTGCAGATCCATCCGGATCGCATTGCCAATGAAAACCCCAAAACCGTACAGGATATCCTCCGTGGTTCGGCAGGGATGAATATCGGCTATGATGCCTCCGCAAAAGGCGGTGGCTCCATTGAGGTGCGTGGTAAGCGTTCGGTTTACGATAGCAACAGCGGGCACAATAATCCGCTGCTGGTACTTGACGGGATGATTTTCTATGGTGAGCTTTCTGAAATCAACCCGGATGATATCGAGCAGATCGACATCTTAAAGGATGCCTCTGCGGCGGCTATCTACGGGTCCAAGGCTGCAAGTGGTGTCATTATCATCAGTACCAAAAAGGGCAAACAGGGCAAGCCGACCATCAATATGACCATGAATGCGGGCGCTACCCAACTGAGCGAATACCGCAAAAGATTCAGTCCGGAAGCTTATATGCAGCATCGGGAAGACTGGTATACCAAGAATACCTATGGCATCGATCCGACGACGGGGATCTATGGGGCCTATCAAACGCGTGACGACAACGGAAACCTCACCGTGCCCTATGGCTTTTACCTCAATCCCGGCCAATTGCCCTCATCCTTATCGCTCGATGCCTGGCGCGCGCAGTCGACCAATCAGAATGGCGAATCTGACCAGAGTATCTGGGGCCGCCGATTGGGCCTGCAGGGAAATGCACTGCAGAACTTTCTGGACGGAAAAACGGTAGATTGGGCCGACCATACTTTTCGCACGGGTTTCAACCAGGATTATAACGCCAGTGTCAGTGGTGCCAGCGATAGGGTCAACTATTACCTATCCATGGGGTACCTCAAAAATGAGGGTACCGTCGTCAGCGATACATACAAGGCTGCCCGCGCCAATATGAAAATCAATGCACATGTAACCAACTGGCTGGAATTGGGCGCGAATGTGAATTTTCAGGACCGCTCCGACGGAAACATCGATATCGATATGGATCAGACACTGCGCAATAGCCCTTACGCCGATTATGCCGATGCCAACGGCAACCCCCTGCAATATCCACTCAGCGAGCAGTTCAGCCAGCGCGGTTATAACTATGATTTTCAGAAGAAATATCTCGAGCTGGACAAAGGGTATACGGTATTTAATTCCATTTTCAATGCGAAAATTAAACTGCCTTTTAACATAACCTATTCCTTCAACGCGTCGCCGCGCCTGCAGTATTTCCACGACCGCTATTTTATGTCGGCCGAGCTCCCCGGATCTAATCCCGCCGATCGTGGGGCAAACCGCGAGCAGACCAAACGCTTCGACTGGTCGCTCAACAATACCATCAGTTGGGAACAGACCTTTGCGGACAAGCATCGACTGATGCTGACTTTGGTGCAGGAAGCCGAGGAGCAGCAATCCTGGAGAGACCGCATTGAGGCCCGTAATATCTTACCTTCGGATGCACTGGGCTTTCACAATACCGAAAATGGCTCGAAGGAAAACAGCAGCTTCGATAGCTACGACACGCACCAGACAGCGGATGCCTTATTGGCCCGTTTATTCTATTCTTACGACGATCGCTATATGCTTACGGCTTCCATCCGGCGGGATGGCTACTCGGCCTTTGGTACCTCCAATCCGTATGCGACCTTTCCTTCGTTGGCCCTGGCCTGGAACTTTACCAAAGAGAAGTTCTTTAAATGGACCGATGTGATGGATTATGGGAAATTGCGTGTTTCATACGGTAAAAATGGCAATCGACAGCTTGCTGATCCCAACCTGGCACTTGCCAACCTGTATTCAGGCAGCGGCAAAATGCATGGTTACCTCAATTCGGCCGGCGAACTCCTCCAGTATCGGTACCTGATGGTAGACCGCCTGGCCAATCCCAATCTGCAATGGGAAAAGACCACCGCATGGAATTTTGGCCTCGACTTCGGCTTCTTAAAGAACCGGATTTCGGGTACACTGGAATACTACCTGATGCAGACCCACGATATGATCATGGAGCAAAAGCTGCCCAATTTTACAGGATTTAGCCGCATCACCACCAACTTGGGGCAAGTGGACAACAAGGGAATTGAACTGACTTTAAATACTGTCAACCTCAAAAAGGAAACGCTGCAATGGTCCACCACCTTCAGTTTCTCGTATAATAAGAACCAGATTGTGCATCTGTATAAGAATTACGAAGACGTGCTGGATGCCAATGGGAACGTGGTCGGCAGCAAGGAAATGGACGAGATTTCGAATGGCTGGTTTATCGGTCAGCCCATCGGGACGATATGGGACTATCGTGTGACAGGCATATGGCAGGCCAATGAAGCTGCCGACGCGGCCAAATATGGGCAGGCACCCGGTGACCCCAAAGTGGCCAATGTGTATACAGCAGATGATGTGGTCAATGCCAATGGTACAAAACCGGTGTACAACAATAACGACAAGGTCTTTTTGGGACAGACCGATCCGCGTTTCCGCTGGTCGATGCGTAATGAACTGACTTTATGGAAAGACCTTAGCTTTTCGTTTAATATCTATTCGTATATGGGGCACAAAAGCCTGTCGGGCAATTACCTGAACAACGACGATGATGGCGGACGGATGGCTTATGGACTGGCTAACCTGCCAGCGAAGGAATACTGGACGCCAGATAACCCCACAGATCGCTATGGCCGTATTGAGGCCAAAGGACCCATCGGGGCCGAGGGTGCACAGCGGCTTTACGACCGTTCTTTCATCCGCCTCGACAATATTTCTGTAGGCTATACGCTGCCAACGGCATTTACATCCAAATATCACTTGAACCGGGTGAAGCTGTATGGTACCGTGCGCAATGTGGCCACCTGGACCAAAGAATGGGAGTATGGTGATCCGGAGACGGGTTCCTGGGCTTCACGGGTGTTTACCTTCGGTGTGAATTTATCTTTATAA